The following proteins are encoded in a genomic region of Anabas testudineus chromosome 13, fAnaTes1.2, whole genome shotgun sequence:
- the trmt9b gene encoding probable tRNA methyltransferase 9B: MMEEAASQLERDHVHSVYDKIAPYFNDSRYKAWPKVRQFLLDLQPGSIVADIGCGNGKYLHINKEVFKLGCDVCRPLVDFAWSQGHEVQMCDGLHLPYRDGCFDAVLSIAVIHHLSTKERRIRAIKEMARTLRVGGRIMIYVWAMEQKRRKFEKQDIFVPWNPNPHSTSSFNREHAKPRRRAAAQSMSEAIENPDKHRKVRSTSSVADEEDLTCTTPQQRTQRLWFFSRSLDSVFDFGSLAISRSSSRDLSTLSSPTGENEGSKASRRGRRRDLIRQVSSFFSPPSVIGSEEDVFDSIADLHKGQNRSGVNTNSNGTENQSVSVSLAQECGSLALPDLVPFQKDHLKQSGDESEGRPREKEQQKSTQSPEGSEGQVEGPCLRYYHVFREGELAELIENHIEELHVKHTYFDHANWCVVAEKVQLWKI, translated from the exons ATGATGGAGGAGGCTGCCAGCCAGCTCGAGAGAGACCATGTGCACAGTGTCTATGACAAGATCGCTCCCTATTTCAATGACAGCCGCTATAAAGCCTGGCCAAAGGTTCGACAGTTCCTGCTGGACCTGCAGCCGGGGAGCATTGTCGCAGACATCG GTTGTGGCAATGGCAAGTATCTCCACATCAACAAGGAAGTGTTCAAGCTGGGATGCGATGTGTGTCGCCCCCTGGTGGACTTTGCCTGGAGCCAAGGGCATGAGGTCCAGATGTGTGATGGGCTGCATTTGCCTTACAGAGATGGCTGCTTCGATGCTGTGCTCTCTATTGCAG TCATCCATCATTTGTCCACCAAAGAGCGCCGTATTCGAGCAATAAAGGAGATGGCTCGCACTCTGAGAGTGGGTGGACGCATCATGATTTATGTATGGGCCATGGAGCAGAAACGTCGTAAATTTGAGAAGCAGGATATTTTTGTTCCATGGAACCCCAACCCTCACTCGACCTCCAGCTTCAACAGGGAGCATGCCAAACCCAGAAGGAGGGCCGCTGCACAGAGCATGAGCGAAGCCATAGAAAACCCTGACAAGCACAGGAAGGTTAGAAGCACATCTTCAGTGGCAGATGAAGAAGACCTGACCTGCACCACGCCACAGCAGAGGACTCAGAGACTGTGGTTTTTCTCCAGGTCTCTGGATTCTGTGTTCGACTTTGGAAGTTTAGCCATCTCCCGGTCATCCTCCAGAGATCTCAGCACTTTATCGTCACCCACAGGTGAAAACGAGGGAAGCAAGGCAAGCCGGCGCGGGAGACGCCGAGACCTCATCAGGCAGGTCTCGagcttcttttctcctccatctgtGATTGGATCAGAGGAGGACGTCTTCGACTCAATCGCAGACTTGCACAAGGGACAGAATCGTTCTGGAGTCAACACTAACAGCAACGGCACAGAAAACCAGAGTGTGTCAGTATCTTTAGCCCAGGAGTGTGGCTCTCTGGCCCTGCCAGATCTGGTGCCTTTCCAAAAGGATCACCTGAAGCAGTCTGGAGATGAAAGTGAAGGAAGACCACGGgaaaaagagcagcagaaaagcACACAGAGTCCTGAGGGGAGCGAGGGGCAGGTGGAAGGCCCCTGTCTGAGGTACTACCACGTCTTCAGGGAGGGAGAACTGGCAGAGCTGATAGAAAATCACATTGAGGAGCTTCACGTCAAACACACCTACTTTGATCATGCCAATTGGTGTGTGGTGGCAGAGAAAGTTCAGTTGTGGAAAATATGA